A window of the Butyricimonas faecalis genome harbors these coding sequences:
- a CDS encoding cob(I)yrinic acid a,c-diamide adenosyltransferase: MKVYTKTGDKGTTALIGGTRVAKNNVRLEAYGGVDELNSHLGMIRSYPIAAEHVEQLIEIQNVLFVVGANLATDTTVSNMQKKLPCTDEDVAFLERAIDKMDEELPPLQYFVLPGGRPEVSACHIARTVCRRVERRIIDMSEEIEVEDAIVRYVNRLSDYLFVLGRKLAKDCGLEEVKWVPRS, from the coding sequence ATGAAGGTATATACAAAAACAGGAGATAAGGGGACGACGGCTTTGATCGGGGGAACCCGGGTCGCGAAAAATAACGTAAGACTAGAGGCTTACGGGGGTGTTGACGAATTGAATAGTCATTTGGGAATGATTCGGTCGTACCCGATTGCCGCGGAGCATGTGGAGCAGTTGATAGAGATTCAAAACGTGTTGTTCGTGGTTGGGGCCAACTTGGCGACGGACACGACGGTGAGTAATATGCAGAAGAAGTTGCCTTGTACGGACGAGGACGTGGCTTTTTTGGAGAGGGCAATAGACAAGATGGACGAGGAGTTGCCACCATTGCAATATTTCGTGTTACCGGGGGGGCGACCGGAGGTGTCGGCTTGTCATATAGCCCGCACGGTTTGTCGTCGGGTGGAACGCCGGATTATTGATATGAGTGAGGAAATTGAGGTGGAGGATGCTATCGTGCGGTATGTGAATCGTCTTTCCGATTACTTGTTCGTGCTAGGACGTAAGTTGGCAAAGGATTGCGGATTGGAGGAGGTGAAATGGGTGCCGAGGAGTTGA
- the recG gene encoding ATP-dependent DNA helicase RecG — MLELAGLNIKFIPGVGEKRASLLEQEMGIQSYEDMLYYIPYKYIDRTRIYTIRELTSDLPYIQVKAKIMNLTSVGAGKQMRMVATAYDGTGELELVWFTGHKYLASQINPDKEYLIFGKPTIFNHKMNIVHPEMDLYETSAKQLVGFQAIYPTTEKMKKSYLTSRLINKIQANIFKAINGRIQETLPAWFIKKHNLIYLHEALYNIHFPENPDMLRKAQYRLKFEELFYIQLNILKLKFNRKAAFQGHLFTTVGDYFNDFYHNHLPFPLTDAQKRVIKEIRSDCGSGKQMNRLLQGDVGSGKTLVAVMCMLIALDNGYQAAIMAPTEILATQHYETISGLLKDTPISVGLLTGSTKKKEREIIHEALSDGRLQILIGTHALLEDVVNFKNVGLVVIDEQHRFGVAQRAKLWQKNTIPPHILVMTATPIPRTLAMTLYGDLDVSVIDQLPPGRKPITTHHAFETRRLQVYKFIQKELELGRQAYIVYPMISESEKMDYRNLEEGYEHVMSYFAPLGYTADIVHGKLKPAEKEEHMRRFVSGETRILVATTVIEVGVNVPNASIMVIESAERFGLSQLHQLRGRVGRGAEQSYCILMTSYKLSNESRKRIETMTSTNDGFEIAEVDLKLRGPGDIEGTQQSGLTCNLRVANLGKDGRILNEAAQAATIILEDDPLLQKEVNQTFATQVKRLFKTKINWRYIS; from the coding sequence ATTTTGGAACTGGCAGGACTGAACATAAAATTCATACCGGGTGTTGGGGAGAAAAGAGCCTCGTTGCTGGAGCAGGAAATGGGCATCCAAAGTTACGAGGACATGCTCTATTACATTCCCTATAAATACATCGACCGAACCCGCATCTACACGATTCGGGAGCTCACCTCAGACCTTCCTTATATTCAAGTAAAAGCCAAAATCATGAACCTCACGTCCGTCGGAGCAGGCAAACAGATGCGCATGGTCGCCACGGCTTACGACGGAACCGGGGAACTGGAACTCGTTTGGTTCACGGGTCACAAATACCTCGCCAGCCAGATCAACCCCGATAAGGAGTACCTGATTTTCGGCAAGCCCACCATCTTCAACCACAAGATGAATATCGTCCACCCGGAAATGGACCTGTATGAAACGAGTGCCAAGCAACTCGTGGGCTTCCAAGCCATCTACCCCACCACGGAGAAGATGAAAAAAAGTTACCTGACCTCCCGGCTGATCAACAAGATACAAGCGAATATTTTCAAAGCTATCAACGGCAGGATTCAAGAAACCCTCCCGGCATGGTTCATCAAAAAACACAACTTGATCTACCTGCACGAGGCCTTGTACAACATCCATTTCCCGGAAAACCCGGACATGCTCCGCAAGGCCCAATACCGGCTTAAATTTGAAGAGTTGTTCTACATTCAACTCAACATACTAAAACTGAAATTCAACCGCAAGGCAGCCTTCCAAGGTCATCTCTTTACCACAGTCGGGGATTATTTCAACGATTTCTACCACAATCACCTACCCTTTCCCCTAACCGATGCACAGAAACGGGTTATTAAAGAAATCCGCTCCGATTGCGGCTCCGGCAAACAAATGAACCGCTTGTTACAAGGGGACGTGGGTAGCGGCAAAACCCTTGTTGCCGTGATGTGTATGCTGATCGCCCTCGACAACGGTTACCAAGCCGCCATCATGGCCCCGACGGAGATTCTCGCCACCCAACATTACGAAACCATATCCGGGCTTCTGAAGGACACCCCGATCAGCGTCGGCCTACTAACAGGTTCCACCAAGAAAAAAGAAAGGGAAATCATTCACGAGGCCCTGTCCGACGGACGTCTGCAAATCCTGATCGGAACACACGCCCTACTGGAAGACGTGGTGAATTTTAAAAACGTGGGACTTGTTGTTATCGACGAGCAACATCGTTTCGGTGTTGCCCAACGAGCTAAACTGTGGCAAAAGAACACGATCCCTCCACACATACTGGTCATGACAGCAACTCCCATTCCCCGGACGCTCGCCATGACCCTCTACGGAGACCTGGATGTATCGGTGATCGACCAACTTCCTCCCGGCAGGAAACCCATCACCACGCACCACGCCTTTGAAACCAGACGCCTGCAAGTCTACAAATTCATCCAGAAAGAACTGGAGCTCGGCAGGCAGGCCTACATCGTGTACCCCATGATCTCCGAATCGGAAAAGATGGATTACCGAAACCTGGAAGAAGGCTATGAACACGTGATGAGTTATTTCGCTCCCTTGGGATATACGGCGGACATCGTTCACGGGAAACTCAAACCGGCAGAGAAAGAGGAACACATGAGGCGTTTCGTATCGGGAGAAACCCGTATTCTCGTGGCAACCACCGTGATCGAAGTCGGGGTGAATGTTCCCAACGCCTCCATCATGGTCATTGAAAGTGCCGAACGTTTCGGACTATCCCAATTGCACCAGCTACGCGGGCGTGTCGGACGGGGAGCCGAACAATCGTACTGTATTCTGATGACCTCCTACAAACTGTCTAACGAGTCCCGTAAAAGAATCGAAACCATGACCTCCACGAATGATGGCTTTGAGATTGCCGAAGTCGATTTAAAACTACGTGGCCCTGGAGACATCGAAGGCACGCAACAAAGCGGGTTAACGTGCAACTTGAGAGTTGCCAATCTCGGTAAGGACGGGCGTATCCTGAACGAGGCAGCTCAAGCGGCCACGATTATTCTGGAAGACGATCCCCTCCTGCAAAAGGAAGTGAATCAAACCTTTGCCACCCAAGTCAAACGTCTTTTCAAAACTAAAATCAACTGGCGATATATCAGTTAA
- the aspA gene encoding aspartate ammonia-lyase, translating into MKTRIEHDLLGNKEVPMDAYYGVQTLRAIENFAGISGYTIGMFPNYVKALAMVKWAAAKANFELGLIPADITNAITAACEEIIDGKLADQFPVDMVQGGAGTSTNMNINEVVANRALELLGHQKGEYQYCHPNNHVNLSQSTNDAYPTSFHLAIILTNKEVVAEIKLLVDSFRRKAKEFEHVLKMGRTQLQDAVPMTLGQEFEAYAVTLEENIERLNEAAKLFLVENMGATAIGTGINSEPEYAEICARELRIISGEEFVLAPNLIAATPDTGACVSYSSELKRFCVQLSKVCNDLRLLSSGPRCGLNEINLPPMQPGSSIMPGKVNPVIPEVVNQVCFRVIGNDTTVMMAAEAGQLELNVMEPVIVYALFNSMQMLTKVMDRLRILCIDGITANADRCKDMVMNSIGIVTALNPTLGYENSSRIAKRALTENRSVYDLVLEEKLLTKEELDNLLRPELMIAPKKFYKKK; encoded by the coding sequence ATGAAGACAAGAATAGAACATGATTTACTCGGCAATAAAGAAGTGCCAATGGATGCGTATTATGGCGTTCAAACTTTGAGAGCTATCGAAAATTTTGCTGGTATCAGCGGGTATACAATCGGTATGTTCCCGAATTACGTGAAGGCTTTGGCTATGGTAAAGTGGGCTGCTGCGAAGGCAAACTTTGAATTAGGTTTGATTCCTGCTGATATTACAAATGCGATTACCGCAGCTTGCGAAGAGATTATCGATGGTAAGTTGGCAGATCAATTCCCGGTAGATATGGTTCAAGGTGGTGCCGGAACTTCCACGAACATGAATATCAACGAGGTTGTTGCCAATCGTGCTTTGGAATTGTTGGGACACCAGAAAGGTGAATACCAATATTGCCATCCGAATAATCATGTAAATCTTTCTCAATCAACAAATGATGCTTATCCTACTTCATTCCATTTGGCAATCATTTTAACCAATAAAGAAGTAGTTGCTGAAATTAAGTTGTTGGTTGATTCTTTCAGAAGAAAAGCAAAAGAATTTGAACACGTGTTGAAAATGGGACGTACCCAACTTCAAGATGCAGTGCCGATGACTTTAGGACAAGAGTTTGAAGCTTATGCTGTAACTTTGGAAGAGAATATCGAGCGTTTGAACGAGGCTGCCAAATTGTTCTTGGTAGAGAACATGGGAGCGACGGCTATCGGTACGGGTATTAACTCAGAACCGGAGTACGCGGAAATTTGCGCTCGTGAACTTCGTATTATCAGTGGTGAAGAGTTTGTTCTGGCTCCGAACTTGATTGCTGCAACCCCGGATACCGGTGCTTGCGTGTCTTACTCTTCAGAATTGAAACGTTTTTGCGTTCAGTTATCTAAGGTATGCAATGACTTGCGTTTGTTGTCCAGTGGTCCGAGATGCGGTTTGAACGAGATCAACCTGCCTCCTATGCAACCGGGATCTTCTATCATGCCGGGTAAAGTGAATCCGGTTATTCCGGAAGTGGTTAATCAGGTTTGTTTCCGCGTGATTGGTAATGATACGACCGTAATGATGGCTGCTGAAGCTGGTCAGTTGGAATTGAACGTGATGGAGCCGGTAATCGTTTACGCTTTGTTCAACTCTATGCAGATGTTGACCAAGGTGATGGATCGTTTGAGAATTTTGTGTATCGATGGTATTACAGCTAATGCTGACCGTTGTAAGGATATGGTGATGAACAGTATTGGTATCGTTACTGCTTTGAATCCAACTTTGGGATATGAAAATTCATCACGTATTGCCAAGAGAGCTTTGACGGAGAACAGAAGCGTGTACGACTTGGTATTGGAAGAAAAATTGTTGACGAAGGAGGAGCTGGATAATCTGCTTCGCCCCGAATTAATGATTGCTCCGAAAAAATTCTATAAGAAAAAATGA
- a CDS encoding DUF3332 domain-containing protein, whose translation MKKNFNQMIAVAMIAVSSIAFTGCYGSFSLTSKLYNWNGQVSNQKFVNELVFLGLCILPAYELCTLGDALIFNSIEFWGGQNPITMKAGDVEEGQVMYAGHPYHVTKSLNKVVVASEETAAVAEFQYFPEEESWYLMDGQNKAKVMKNTKKMMKAVAAID comes from the coding sequence ATGAAAAAGAATTTTAATCAAATGATTGCAGTTGCGATGATTGCCGTATCATCAATCGCTTTCACCGGATGTTATGGTTCATTCTCTTTGACTTCCAAGTTGTATAATTGGAACGGACAAGTTTCTAACCAGAAATTTGTGAATGAGTTAGTATTTTTGGGATTGTGCATTCTTCCTGCATACGAATTGTGTACTTTGGGTGATGCATTGATTTTTAACTCTATTGAATTCTGGGGTGGTCAGAATCCGATAACAATGAAAGCCGGAGATGTTGAAGAGGGACAGGTTATGTATGCCGGACATCCTTATCACGTAACAAAATCTTTGAATAAAGTTGTTGTCGCTAGTGAAGAGACTGCTGCTGTTGCTGAATTCCAATATTTCCCGGAAGAAGAATCTTGGTATTTAATGGATGGTCAGAACAAGGCTAAGGTGATGAAAAATACGAAAAAGATGATGAAAGCTGTTGCAGCTATCGACTAA
- a CDS encoding Fic/DOC family protein — MNRYTTNGEEGEILPNLLGITDEETLHNAEFEGFLMAEILFTEKLTPKTKFSVKYICDIHRMALKELYSFAGHFRSVNISKGGFVFPAGRFIPDSMRIFEEEILSQLPDRYTSQQDLIKDIAKVHGELLFIHPFREGNGRTFRILANLMARKQGYPGLNFKKIDFNEYIIAVQQVARKDYSRMEQIIAYTF, encoded by the coding sequence ATGAACAGATACACCACCAATGGCGAAGAGGGAGAGATTCTCCCGAATTTACTCGGGATCACGGACGAGGAGACGCTTCACAATGCAGAGTTCGAAGGATTCTTGATGGCAGAAATCCTGTTCACGGAAAAGCTAACCCCCAAGACAAAATTTTCCGTCAAATATATCTGCGACATCCACCGTATGGCACTAAAAGAACTCTACTCTTTTGCCGGGCATTTCCGTTCTGTAAATATCTCTAAAGGTGGTTTCGTCTTCCCCGCCGGAAGATTCATTCCGGATAGCATGCGCATCTTCGAAGAAGAAATTCTTTCCCAGCTTCCCGACCGCTATACCAGCCAGCAGGATTTGATAAAAGACATCGCCAAGGTTCACGGTGAATTACTTTTCATCCACCCCTTCCGGGAAGGCAACGGCAGAACCTTCCGCATCCTCGCCAACCTCATGGCTCGAAAACAAGGGTACCCCGGCTTAAATTTTAAAAAGATTGATTTCAATGAATATATTATCGCTGTTCAGCAAGTCGCACGAAAAGACTACTCCAGAATGGAGCAGATCATTGCTTACACATTTTAA
- a CDS encoding DUF2461 domain-containing protein, producing the protein MKKIVDSGRQGGNFSMAEVFRFLKELRENNNREWFHAHKEWYLTVKAGHEDFINRVIPALAVREPEVDGLMAKDCIFRIYRDIRFSPNKEPYKTHIGAYMVKGGKQSPRAGYYVHIEPGNCMIGGGIWCPEPSLLKALRKDVYDNIDEFTGIIRDTEFQKYYVLEGEKLKKVPAPFPSDFPEGELLKYKSYTVSNYVPDSFFEGEDVVERCVERLLLMQPFNRFLNYTVEETWR; encoded by the coding sequence ATGAAGAAAATTGTAGATAGTGGCCGGCAAGGTGGTAACTTTTCAATGGCGGAAGTGTTTCGCTTTTTGAAAGAGTTGAGGGAGAATAATAATCGGGAGTGGTTTCATGCACATAAAGAGTGGTATTTGACCGTGAAAGCGGGACATGAGGATTTCATCAACCGGGTAATTCCTGCATTAGCGGTGAGAGAGCCGGAAGTGGACGGATTGATGGCAAAAGATTGTATTTTTAGGATTTACCGGGATATCCGGTTTTCGCCAAACAAAGAGCCTTACAAGACGCATATCGGGGCGTACATGGTGAAGGGTGGTAAGCAAAGTCCTCGGGCGGGGTATTATGTGCATATCGAGCCGGGAAATTGTATGATCGGGGGCGGAATCTGGTGTCCGGAGCCGTCGTTGCTAAAGGCTTTGCGGAAAGACGTGTATGACAATATAGATGAGTTTACGGGGATTATCAGGGACACTGAATTTCAGAAGTATTATGTGTTGGAGGGGGAGAAACTGAAAAAGGTTCCAGCTCCTTTCCCAAGTGATTTTCCCGAGGGAGAGTTGTTGAAATACAAATCTTACACGGTGTCGAATTATGTTCCTGATTCATTTTTCGAAGGGGAGGATGTGGTCGAACGGTGTGTGGAACGACTTTTATTGATGCAACCTTTTAATCGCTTTTTGAATTACACGGTGGAGGAAACGTGGAGGTGA